A section of the Castanea sativa cultivar Marrone di Chiusa Pesio chromosome 12, ASM4071231v1 genome encodes:
- the LOC142618987 gene encoding uncharacterized protein LOC142618987, with amino-acid sequence MMWDEWDDNVNTDHEQSDRQQDSYLNFDFLSALSKPKDYYKILEVDYDATDDTIRSNYIRLALKWHPDKQKDQDSTTSRFQDINEAYQVLSDPVKRIEYDKKGMLYVYDYNIIEYLNRYKGLILTCNGLGLRHSIW; translated from the exons atgatgtGGGACGAGTGGGACGACAACGTAAACACCGACCACGAACAATCCGACCGACAACAAGACTCCTACCTTAATTTCGATTTCCTCTCTGCCTTGTCTAAACCCAAG gATTACTATAAGATATTGGAGGTGGATTATGATGCTACGGACGATACCATTCGGTCCAATTATATCCGCCTAGCTCTG AAATGGCACCCAGATAAGCAAAAAGACCAGGACAGCACCACTTCCAGATTTCAAGATATAAATGAGGCATATCAAG TCCTGAGTGATCCTGTCAAAAGAATAGAATATGACAAGAAAGGGATGCTCTACGTCTATGATTATAATATAATT GAATATCTCAACCGTTACAAAGGCCTTATATTAACATGCAATGGGCTTGGGTTAAGGCATTCAATATGGTAA
- the LOC142620245 gene encoding uncharacterized protein LOC142620245: MDIPLKGGSNTWSNPLSSSRVDRFLFSLEWEEHYPNIHKKRLVRVLSDHFPVSLEGGDIREGHRPFHFENIWLQVHDFVEKVKNWWDSYQFYGTPSYKLAMKLKALKGDFRKWNETKFGNVIIKRIKLWNDLNALDSKKERVSLCVDEKRNKERIRLEIEMIASLEEISWRQKSRVL, from the coding sequence ATGGATATTCCTTTGAAGGGTGGTAGTAACACTTGGTCAAACCCACTGTCGAGCTCCAGGGTAGATCGCTTCCTCTTTTCTTTAGAATGGGAGGAACATTATCCAAACATTCATAAAAAAAGGTTGGTTAGAGTTCTATCAGACCACTTCCCCGTTTCTTTGGAGGGCGGGGATATTCGTGAGGGACATAGgccttttcattttgaaaacatttggcTTCAAGTGCATGATTTTGTGGAGAAGGTGAAAAATTGGTGGGACTCTTATCAGTTTTATGGAACTCCAAGTTACAAGTTAGCCATGAAATTGAAAGCTTTAAAGGGAGACTTTAGAAAGTGGAATGAAACCAAGTTTGGAAATGTAATcattaaaagaattaaattatGGAATGATTTGAATGCCCTAGATTCTAAAAAGGAGAGGGTGTCTCTTTGTGTTGATGAGAAACGCAATAAAGAGAGAATTCGCTTGGAGATTGAGATGATTGCTTCGTTGGAAGAGATTAGCTGGAGACAAAAATCGAGGGTGCTATGA
- the LOC142618238 gene encoding sm-like protein LSM3A encodes MASEEDSAVKEPLDLIRLSLDERIYVKLRSDRELRGKLHAYDQHLNMILGDVEEIVTTVEIDDETYEEIVRTTRRTVPFLFVRGDGVILVSPPLRTT; translated from the exons ATGGCGAGCGAGGAAGATAGCGCTGTGAAGGAGCCATTGGATCTCATCAGACTCAGCCTCGATGAACGCATCTACGTCAAGCTTCGATCCGACCGTGAACTCCGCGGCAAACTCCAc GCTTATGATCAGCACTTGAATATGATTCTTGGTGATGTTGAAGAAATTGTGACCACTGTAGAAATTGATGATGAAACTTATGAAGAGATTGTTCGG ACTACAAGGCGCACGGTGCCATTCCTTTTTGTTAGAGGAGATGGTGTGATATTGGTTTCCCCGCCACTAAGGACAACTTGA